GTTGATGTTCGTGGCTTCTCCGGCATCGGTGAGTCCACCCCAGTAACCGGCAATCGTCGCTTCGGCCGGAATCTCACCGGCGTCCTTGGCTTTCGCGAACGGCTCGGCGATCCAGCTGGAGAAGAGATCGTCCTCCTTGCCGGTCGTCTTGCTCGCCCAGTCGGCCAGCCGCGAGGGGTTCGCGTGCACGTAGTCGAGAAACCCGGCGACGTCGACGCCACTGCAGCCGAACGTCGTCGACGCCGGCATCCGCTTGGCCTTCGGCAGCACGGAGTACGGCGCGCCCGCCCGGAAGGCCACGTCGGCGTCGCCCGTCGCGTCGATCACGCACTCGGCCAGGATGGCCTGCCGGCCGGACTTGCTCTCGGTGACGACGCCTTTCACAGCGTCGCCTTCCATCACGACATCGACCGTGAAGCAGTGCAGGAGGGGCACCACGCCGGCCTCCTGCACCAGCCGGTCGGCCACCACCTTGAACTGGTCCGCGTCGAGGAGCTGCGCCATTCCGTCGGGGTCGTCGAGGGAAGCGCCCATCTCGAGCGACCGCTGCTCGAACTCCACGCCGATGCCGCCGGCATCCACGGTTTGCGGGCTGCGATACCACCCGATCGTCCCCACCATGGCCTGGGTGATGTTCCCGCCGAAACTGCCATGGCGCTCCGCCAGAAGCGTGCGAGCGCCGGCTCGCGCGGAGGCCAGCGCGGCCGAGAGCCCGGCCGGGCCGCTGCCCACGACCAGCACCTCCGTCTCCGCCATGACGGGGATCGTTCTCGACGGCACGGAAATCTCTCTCACGTAGGCGTCCCTCCCACGGCACTGCGCCGTTCTCGGACAGAATAGCCCGATGGCTCGACGCCGATCCCGATCTCGCAATCATCCGCCACGAAAGCGCCGGCTCGCCGAGCGCCTGGTCTCGTGCCCGAAGGCTTCGGTGGTGCAGGAATAGGAGTCGCCGCGCAGCGCGCAGGGTCGAGCGGGCGACCGACGCTTGCCTCAAATGGTGCCCAGCACCTCGCGCATTTCCGCACCCGCGCTCGGACCGGCGAGGGCCAGGAGATCGGCCGCGAAGCCGCGCATCTCATCGCGTGCGGTGGAGGCATGCGCGGCCAGCGCGATGCGCCCGAAGTCGCTCCGAAAAAGCGAGGCAATCCTACGCGCACCGAGCGCGGCGGGGATCCATCGCATGACGTTCAGGCCGCGGGGCAGAATGGGCTGACCCGAGCGCTGGATCGCGGTCAGGGACTGCGCCGTCGCCCGCATGGTCTGCCTCAGGAGGGTGCGGTCCGAGGCCACACGATCGAGATCCTGCTCGTGCCGGTAGACGGCCCCGGCCAGCGGAAGGACCATGGCGAGGTGACTCCAATGCCAGGCCATGATCGGCACGTAGCGCTCGATCTTCATACCGACGCGTTGCAGCTCCTGCTGAACCACGTCGGCAGCCGCCGCCGCGTCTGAGTGTGCCTCGCCGAGGGTGAGGCGATCGAAGGGCGCGTCACCGGCCTTCTCGCGATCCGCGTAGAGGAGCCGGTCGCCCTCCCATGTGCCCCCGACTCCCGGAAAGCCGCCGAGCACCCGGTCGCGTCCCAGCTGCCGGGTGGCTCGGTCGTAGCCCGTCGTGGTGTTGCCGAGGTACCAGATCGTCGGACGTCCAGGCAGCTCGCACAGAAGCGGCGCGAGCGCGTCCCGCTGCGTTGCCTGGACGCAGACCATCGCCACCTCGAACTCGTCCCGAACGGGAGTGCGAACAATGTCGAGCCCGACGATCGTCTCCTCGCCCGTCAAGCCGTCTCTCAACTGGAGGCCATCACGCTCGAGTCGCGTGGCCCTGTCGCCCCGCGCCAGGACCGCCACGTCCACGCCCTTGGCCATCAACCGCGCCGCAGTGAAGCAGCCGGTGACGCCCGCGCCCACGATCAGTGCCTTCATGGCGATTCACGTCGGAGATCGAACATACCCTGCAGTATATGGTGTCCCCCAGTTGTCGTCCGATTCCCATGTGGAGCAACCGCGCCGGCGGATTGAAGCCCGGTAGGTTCGAGCTTGTAGTCGAGAGCGTGCGTGCTGCTCGTCTCGAGATACCACCGTGTTGACGAGGCCGTGAGAGCTCACCGCCTCCCCCCCGCCACCAGCCCTGCGAGGCCGGCGGCGGGAAGGAGAGTGGACAGGGCTCCTGAACGGTCTTCCAGGTCGGGAAGAAGCTATTCGAACTTCATGCCGTCCTTGCGACCCTCGCGCAGGAAGCCCAGCTCAGAACCCTCGGCGTCGATGATGGCTTGCGCCTTCTCGTCGGTGTGACGTTCGTCGGTAGCCAGATCCACGTACATTTCCATACCGAACGCGCCGTCCAGATCATTGACGATGCGCTGTTTCCACTGGCGACGGAAGACCTGGGTCGTGATACGACGGGTGACGCGAGGCTGGGACATGAGGCGGTCAGCGATCTCGTAGGCTCGTTCGATCAGCTTTTCCTTGGGGATCAGTTCGCTGACCAGACCCCAGTCCAGCGCCGTCTTGGCATCGATCGCCTTGCCCATCCACATGGCATGGGATGCTCGGCGGATACCCATCAGTTCGATGAAACAGCTATGGATGCCGTCACCGGGGACCAGGCCGAAACCGTAGTGATCGTCCAGGATGATCGCGTCGTCCGAGGCGATCACGATGTCCATCATCAGACCGATCTCAGAGTGAAAACCAAAGCCTGGAAACGCACAGATCGTCGGAATTTCGACATCGTGGATCAGGGAGATCAGCATCTGGCGACCGTCATAGAACATGTTCTCGTACGTCGCGCGCTTCGGGTCACCGCCCTTGGCCGGTTCTTCGATCTGGGCCCAACTATCGGTATCGAAACCACGCATCCAGTTGTCGCCCTTGGCCGTGAAGATCAGCACCTCATTCTCCGGATCAGAGCCGATCGTGCGGAAGAGTTGCCATATTGCACGGTGCAGCTCAGCGTTCCACTGAACTTCGCCGCCCAGCGTATGCATGCAGACAAATAGAACGCCGTCCTCACGGCGCTCCATTTCGAAGTGCTCCTTGAAGAGCTCCTTGTACTCCTTGAACTCCGGTGTGGGGATCCAGTTGGT
The sequence above is a segment of the bacterium genome. Coding sequences within it:
- a CDS encoding FAD-dependent oxidoreductase; the protein is MAETEVLVVGSGPAGLSAALASARAGARTLLAERHGSFGGNITQAMVGTIGWYRSPQTVDAGGIGVEFEQRSLEMGASLDDPDGMAQLLDADQFKVVADRLVQEAGVVPLLHCFTVDVVMEGDAVKGVVTESKSGRQAILAECVIDATGDADVAFRAGAPYSVLPKAKRMPASTTFGCSGVDVAGFLDYVHANPSRLADWASKTTGKEDDLFSSWIAEPFAKAKDAGEIPAEATIAGYWGGLTDAGEATNINVAHSLDVDTTDVWDLTKAEMEGRQKAIWALEAMKKYTPGFEKARLRSFNSSLGVRESRRIVGEYVLTEQDVKDQARFDDSIGIFPEFLDAYGEVIMPTTGRYFQVPYRILLPQGVENLLVAGRCVSAEKAAYSATRQMMCCTVTGQGAGAAAAVAVRESVPCRRVSLPAVQDVLRKQGVRLA
- a CDS encoding enoyl-CoA hydratase/isomerase family protein, yielding MSLTNWIPTPEFKEYKELFKEHFEMERREDGVLFVCMHTLGGEVQWNAELHRAIWQLFRTIGSDPENEVLIFTAKGDNWMRGFDTDSWAQIEEPAKGGDPKRATYENMFYDGRQMLISLIHDVEIPTICAFPGFGFHSEIGLMMDIVIASDDAIILDDHYGFGLVPGDGIHSCFIELMGIRRASHAMWMGKAIDAKTALDWGLVSELIPKEKLIERAYEIADRLMSQPRVTRRITTQVFRRQWKQRIVNDLDGAFGMEMYVDLATDERHTDEKAQAIIDAEGSELGFLREGRKDGMKFE